A window of Gopherus evgoodei ecotype Sinaloan lineage chromosome 13, rGopEvg1_v1.p, whole genome shotgun sequence contains these coding sequences:
- the LOC115661195 gene encoding fish-egg lectin-like, protein MMLWEFLLLLPLLAGSSGLDCIEIPGSLKQIDVGIGQVFGVNSAGNIYTLHGNSWAQVPGSLKHVTVGPAGVWGVNNNNNIYKLVGGSWQQVTGLLKQIDAGGDMFVAGVNMHDDIYCLSRPATVSVNSNSALPWVNIAGKLKYYSCGMGGCWGVNSADDIYFRFDVTPDPCAGSRWEHVPGKLSMIEVGTEGSVYGVNSAGQVYRRDGITKSNPVGTTWTQVASFICNCKHVSYDLGLLWLITDQGKIVKCRI, encoded by the exons ATGATGCTCTGGGAGTTCCTGCTGTTGCTGCCCCTGCTTGCAGGAAGCTCAG GTCTGGACTGCATTGAGATACCGGGGTCATTAAAGCAGATTGATGTCGGGATTGGGCAGGTGTTTGGAGTGAACAGCGCGGGCAATATTTACACGCTGCATGGAAACAGCTGGGCCCAGGTGCCAGGCTCCTTGAAACACGTCACGGTTGGTCCTGCCGGAGTCTGGGgtgtgaacaacaacaacaacatttataAGCTGGTGGGAGGAAGCTGGCAACAGGTCACAG GGCTGCTCAAGCAAATTGATGCGGGTGGAGACATGTTCGTCGCTGGTGTCAACATGCATGATGACATCTACTGTCTGTCTCGTCCAGCAACGGTCTCTGTGAACAGTAACTCTGCCTTGCCCTGGGTCAATATTGCAGGAAAGCTGAAGTACTACAGCTGTGgtatggggggctgctggggagttAACTCAGCTGACGATATCTATTTCCGGTTTGATGTCACCCCGGATCCTTGTGCAGGATCCAGGTGGGAGCACGTTCCAGGCAAACTGTCCATGATTGAGGTCGGGACCGAAGGCTCTGTCTACGGCGTGAACAGTGCAGGACAAGTATATCGCAG GGATGGAATCACTAAAAGCAACCCCGTCGGCACCACCTGGACCCAGGTGGCCAGCTTCATCTGCAACTGCAAACATGTGTCCTATGACCTGGGCCTGCTGTGGCTTATCACTGACCAGGGCAAGATTGTGAAATGCCGGATCTAA